ATTTATTCACATGTAAACATTTCATGTAGCAGTAACAGCCAAAGTCTCCTGTTGTTCACAGAGCACGACAACAGCAGATCACAATAAATATTTTGATGTGGTCATTGAAAATTGAGCCTACAAGGCAATAGTGTTTATAAACAACTGGTCTGGATGTTGATACGTTCTGGGTAAAGATCATAGTTGAAACACTGGTCACTATCATtactattttaattaaatataaacaatagCTATCAAgagttaacattttaaatatgcttCAAGCATTTTACAAATGTTCTCAGAAGCAACAAACTCCTTTAACACAACCGAGACCACCAGGCGGTTCCGACAAGAAACCGAAGGGAACTTTATAGTTAGTTAGTAAACTAATTAACTCACTCTGAACCCAAAGAAGCAGCCCAAACCTTCAGTCCGGTCTAACCCGGATCTCTACACACCCGGGACATGTTTCGACCAGGCTTTTTAGTCTCAAGATGTGCAGTCCTGTTTGTAAAACATGCCATTTGTGTTTCAACACCATCATGTTGTTACTGACCCACATGCAGACGGCTGTCAGACTCCTGCCAACCCAGTCCATCACGTTGAAAAGGAGGAAACAGGACACAGGGATGAAGTAAGTGTCTGAAatgagaccaaaacaaataagCTGTTGTTAACAACAACAAGACTGCAGATGTCTTCTCCTAAAAGAACGCTACACTGGAGTATTTAGTACTCCCCCGCGGTGGGCTTGAAAGGTGgagctgaaaatgtttgtgGCTTTCTGCTTCTTGGAGGACGGCAGCTGTTAGACGCCAGTTTGGATTCACAGCAGTTTACTATGGTCGGTGTCAcggaacaaaaaaaacatactgagcAACTTCTAAAACTACTTTGGCGTTTGTATACTTTTTTTGTCGTGACTCTGGGTCATGTGAATCCAAGATGACAACAGCTTCTGTCCTCCATGAAGGAGCAAGATGCAAACCTTTCAGAGCTACACTGCAAGCTTACAGGACATAGatttaatatgttttcagtGTAGTATTTCTTTAAGGAGATATTGTATGTGTTTAAAAGATAATAAACACTaatatcagtatttttacaGGTTTCTGAAGCCTCGTTCAGGGCATTTTCAATTTTAACTACATAGATCTGCAATGAAAGCAATTGAGTCTGAGTAAATCAATGTTACGAGAGGGTAAAATAAACAGTGGTAAAGAgatcaaacataaaaaaatttAACAACAAAGCACCCAGTCTGATGTTTGGAGCTAAAAGGTTTTCCAGGCTACTTTCCTctcatcaagaaaaaaaaaggtttaagtgttggaataaatgtttaaataggggaaaaaaacatggtaGATGTCcaataaaaaaatctgccagGGAAGATAACTGATGTTACTGGTTTACTAGCGGGGCAGCTTTGTACAGATGTTAGAGATGGTGACTCACCCCAGGCGCCTCCGTCTGCTATTGTCGACTTAACCTCGACAGTCACGGCTGGGAATATTCCAATGGTGACGGTGAATATGAAGCACACTGACAGCGCCATCACCCAGATCTGATTAGAGAGCAACAGACAAACATAATCAGTATTACGTGACCGGTTTAATCCGTCACACAGGAGGAAGGTGGAAAAAGGCACAAGAAAAGGTCACTTGGATGGAGAAGGTTATATCTGACTACTGGTGGAATGTTTGACGTGATTGGATGAAAGGATGCACATCTACAGTTAAAACTCATCAATCTCATAGAGAGATGTGAAGTTTTAAATTGTAAGGATGTGAGTTTTAGGGTCAATGGTGTGTCAGGTTGCTTAAAAATCTGCGACGCATTATTGTTTGTGGACTTTGTGATTTATGTCATGATTTACgaaatataaaaatcatttggaCGGTATCAGAATTTGATATCTtggcattcattcatttgtttttatatgttatttttCACCTGTTTGAAGATGTTTAGCACAGACACGCTGGGTTTGGCCTCGTCCTCCGTCAGATCCACCACCGGCCGTTTCTCTGCTGGACTTTCTGAGAAACAAGCAAAACACCTCTATAATTATGTTGGTCGAGTGACACATGGAGTGCAGTCTGTCCCATATCTGTGAGGGTGTACGCACAAAGTTTCTATTGTTATGTAACAGAGGGTTCCCATTACGCTCTCACACACTAGTAATTAACGCCACAGGCTCACAGCAGTCACAGTGGAGTTGTCACCGCaatataaactgaaacaaacaccCTCAGTGGGTTCGGCCGCCGTGGTCAGTGTGTAGTAAAGGCAAAAATCCTTTGGGTGTCAGCGAGACAACATAGTGACCAAAATCATTCAGTGCTTGTGAAAACAGACGCAGCACCAGTGTTAAACTATTTAACGTTTCACATACTGTCATAAATATTAATCAAAGTTATAGATGATGATTTTAGcaacaaatgtgtttgtttgcatgacTGTTTATaactaaaatgttttctaaaaatggtgaggtcaaaaaaaaaaaaagtgtccacAGCTGCAACTTcaataatatttcatttatgGAAACTGGAACTTGAGTATCTGTGCAGGCCTGTTAACCTTTTTTGAGTAAGTCCATTTTGTTCTCCTCATCCGCGGAGGGTCTGGACCCGTGACTCTCTGTGTAGTACTGGAAAAACTCCTGTTGATGACAACAACCATAATGAGCACACTCCACTGAGCCAGTAGAGAAAAGATAAATACAAGAAGGTTCCCAGAGATGCTATAAATGCTCACTGGGAGATGTGTTTTCTATCTCCTCACAGGCAGAAGTAGTTGGAGTGAtatcaaaaaatgaaaacactgaactTTATACAGCACCTAACTAAACTAAAAGCTTGTATCTAAAAGCACTGAGCACTTATCTCCAAAGTGCTCTTCAAAAAGTCCTCAACACTTGTGAAAACAGTAGAGCAAATGAGAAAAAGTTCTGGAAAACATATTGTTGTGTTTAATTTAGAGAATATGAGGCCTTACCATGGAGGGCAGAGCGAGGTAGGACATTATGGCCATGAGAACAACAACACAGGCTGTGATGAAGTAACCAAAAGCACTGTCCTGCAGGGCCGACCCACctacacacagagacaagacAGTGTGAGAATATGTAATCATTTTTTACTGTCGGAGGCATTGATTAAACTCTACAGTCATTCTTGTGTTAACATGTTAAGTGTTCTTCTGTCAGTATTCCTCTTTTCAATACTATAACCTACAGTCTCAAAAATAGATTAAATCTTAAAATTCCAAACAATTACCAAACATGTTGAATACATGTTGTAACATTTCCTGTGAAAAGATCATCCTGTCTAAATACAAAAATGGTCACAGTAATATTCATGCTGAAGAACTTTCTGattatgtttgtgtatttgtgtgtgacatCTCTGCATAATGCTGTCAGTTCCTACAGGAAACatatatagtaccagtcaaaagtttgaagactttctcatttaaaaacatccaAGCAACTCGTAATAACTCTGTCTCGGAAACCAAATTCAAAGAACATCCCGCAGAATTTCACTGAACATTTGGCTGGCCTCTACCAAAACATAAttctagggatgcacgatattatcggcacgtcatcggtatcggccgataaaagctctaaaatgaaatatcagcatcagcGAATTCTGCAGATTATAAGAGGCTGATATGTCGCCacctcctccgccgcctgacaGTGCTTCCCTCAACATTAGCcgggaggctagctggctgtgcttccctccgttcatgctgcggctaacgctccgctagcctctcagctaacgttagcttcagctctccatgtggatccaaccggagcacagagccccagtttgttattcagcCTGCTGAGGCTGctatgtttggctgcacagataggaaacacttcggctgacaggatgtaccactctgtgcaaaaaaaacaacaacaaaaaaacttcttctttttggtttataacggcagTTGGCAACCAACGTATTAGGagcattaccgccaccttctgctctggagtgtggaccagagattaaatcctacacattaatcctgtctgtctaataaactcaaagaaaactgcTCTgcccacttggcaggttcattaaagttttaacgctgagctcctgaactccagtcttcctaagttcttcctttatatattgtctttcttgatcatacttagtacaatctaagcttgcatgcataatagtctcctcagccagctggaaaaaaatatgcacatatatCGGTATTAGCATTCGGCCACAGTGGGTTGGaaatatcggatatcggcaaaaaatctACATAATTCACCAATGAACACATTTAATCTTTCACTTAACAATGCatccactgaaaaaaataaatttatttgCTACAAAGTTTAACTTTCCACATCactttgtattttaattgttgTTTAAATGATGAATTGTGCATGTAATGGTCTCATTTCTGCAGGATTTCTATCTTATCTAGCAGCAGTTCTACCTCCTACAAAGTTAACAGACAGAACTGGTGGgttattttgtccaccaccTGTACATCCAGCATTGTTATAATGGAAGAGGTGTacttgtggtttgtgtgtgagacATACTGGCCAGCGCGCAGATCATGGAGAAAGCTGCGAAGGTGCCAGCAAGCCCCTGTCCACTCATGATGGGAGTTGTGTAGGAGGCAGGCAGCATCCCCGCCAGCCCGAACAGACTGCCCTGAAGAATCGCCCCGAACgctgaggagggagagagagaacaagacaaGGGTGTGTAGGGATTAGAATTTTTCAATCGAAGTGTCActgtgacacagaaaaacactttgtcCCACAGCAACAGAAATACTGCAGCCCGCTCAAACAGGTCTATCAAAATTACCTGCCACATCAAGCAGGGAAAGATGACACCATTTATAAGAACAAAATGgtgcaaacaaagtgttttacataacCATTACAtaactattattttctttcCCCTACTTTACACAAAGTTGTTGCCATTAAAGCTTTTCCATGCAAACTTCACTGACACCACTGGATTACAGCAGTTTATACAGCAACATAGGAACTTGATTAACTGCAGAAATCTTGCAATGCATGACCATTAAGAGGAATGTGCAGATGTAGGAATCAAAGCTTCAAGATCACAACGTTCTCCCCTCTAAATCAAACACGATGGGCTGTTCCTCATGAGGACCTGGGGGTCAGGACTGGCCCAACAGTGGTAAGGAGGGGGGTGAGCTTATCCCTGCTGCTCAGGGAGttattgtaaataaacaaacGCAGTGAGATCATAGTCTGTGTTCAAAAGCTCAGTGTGGTAcgagggagtgtgtgtgtgtgtgtgtgtacctatGTGTAAGGGTTTTTCCATAACACGGTGAATGAAGATGATTTTGAGTCAAAGAGGGAGATGACATGTGGAAATAATCACTTGCATGAGTTCAGTGTGGAAACAAAAATGAGGACGTCATCTTCCTTCACAGCTGTTTAGCTAAATTTATGAAAAACGCTGTAAGAAAAATGCTGACAAGCGCAAGTGAGGACTGTGTCAGCTAAAAAGTTTGTGGTATCATGTAGTTTACTTTAGGGAGGGTTGTAATATCTTTTCATTCAATTTGCTATGTGACTATGTCACAGATTGGAGCTTTCCCCAACtgatcagagagcagagagactTATTAGGACTGCAACTGACCAATTTATCAGGTGATTGTTTTTTCAATCAATGGATCAatcgtttggtctatgaaatgtcatgtaagtgaaaaaatgccaatcacaacttcttcaaatgtcttgttttgtccaatcaaaagtcgaaaaacccaaagatattcagtttcctATTATAATGACAAAGAGGAGCAgcaaatattgtcattttagaTGCTGGAACcagcattttttcactatttttgtatgaaaaatgataaacaatTTAACGaatgattatcaaagtagttgctgattattattctgtcgatcaactaaatgattaatcgactTATAATTTCAGCTTGAATTATTATTAGTGACATATTGTAAACTCACAATTGATGCAGACGATTTTGATCATAGTGACGGTGAAGAAGGGTAGGGGGGCTATGTCCACCTTGACGAGCACAGCTGTCACCAAGAAAACCAACAGGATGACGAGCAGGCTGCCTGAGATCCGCAGCTTCTGAGGaatactgagagagaaagagtgaaaacGTAAGGAACTTTAATTTAGAAAtacatttcagtatttcagtaaACTACTAACCAACCCAAAACAATAGTCAAGACAATGAAACGTACCCATTTTAGGAAACTTTAAGAagtaattttaaaaaggaaatagtTGGtgacatttattcattaaaaaaattagaCATTAAAAGTAAATTTCCTCAATTTCTGGTTAACAAATATTCAACCAATTATGTTCATTGTATCATTTGAGgaaagagcaggaggaaaagagcaggttgtgttttcaaatgtgttAAGAGCAGTAAGAGAGGGGGAATATGGAAGGGTAGATATGAGTCATTGacctgaaatgaaaacaacatttttctgaTGAAAAGAGAGGGTCATTGCTATTTTGAGGAAGTTGATGTCCTCCAGTGGAATGTACAAAAGGTCAATTCACAATTAGTTCatcaaaaaaagaggaaaaaatagacaaaattCTCTAAAAAGGAAAGTGAGTATATTtaaggaagagagaaacagtgagaaAAAAGGAACAGAGGAGAAGGTAAACAGAGGTAAAGAAGAAGATGGGGGAGAAGCAGAGAACATAAATAGCATTCCTCGGTGTGTTTGTGCAGGGGAAGAGTCCGCCGTGGTCGGGGTCCAGCCCAGATCTCTCAATCCGACTCTAATTAAAGCAAACATACTGGAGGTATAACAGGATCATGTTACCTTTAGTGGCATGGGGTGACCAAGGGGTACCAATAATCAGGAGGAAAGGCAGAGAAGAATGGAGGGCACAGGTGCAGTATTTGCCTCAAAAAAGTTGATACCTTGTATTTGGGGaatttttcactgtaaacagcaagtatgttttaatcataCTTAAAgtcaagatgaaatgaaaaatgccttttaaacTGTTTCAGATCTAACCCTGgtcatattgtgcacctatttaacaaATATGcccaaaaaattacaaaaattttgtatttttatatcaaaatccaatcatgttttcttcctgtaaaacaaaatatgacgtgTGCTTACGTAGGCACTGAGACCtactgatagacgtcacagcggagcagaggagagacgctgagatagcgatgtaaccgaccggcactctggtatttgacatggtttatttttcttccctaaccctgaaaacaaataatttctgaaatatttgtataaaacaaatattcgttaaaaaaaaaaaaaaaacaaaaaaaaacaaccactatttgtgctttgccgaataatgtatttgtatttgggcacagcGCTACTGTCTATCCTGTTTCACTCGGAAATACGTCACAATACGGAGGTTAGATACTCTCGTTCAGCTGGACTTTAAGTACTGACATTTTTAAGTTATCTCTTTCTTTAGGTGGGTATGTGTACATACTAGACAAGACTACAAGCTACATAAATTAACAGGAGCGGGGTGGTGATACCTCTGGTGTATGAAAGAGTTGAGGCAGGTGAAAATGAGCAGAGGAACCATGGCACAGAGCGTCATCACGTTGTTGAACTTTGACTCCAGAACGCTGCGATGGCCGTCGTCCTCCAGCGTCACATTATCCGTCTGATTGGAGGGGAAGTCACTGAGTGGGTCCTTCAGCCTACTGGTGAAGTACTGAGGACGGAGGATAGAGGAATGCTCATTTATCACGATAAGtaccttactttttttttttttctcacactaGTCTTTAACAGTAACACTGGATAACACCACAAGTCCATAGCTGTAAGAGGCACACAGTTTGTATCACAAGAAAAAAGTGATCTTTCTCTAACATcaaaaggataggttcacaggTAAGGTCaggtcttaaaacaacagtcaggtgccaatataaacactgaaagaagttGTAATCATTTGCTgcaattattcctcctgttcatacaggctattaaagatccccttcaaatgtgctttcaaaataagtgatgggggccaaaatccattGTGTAAAAAGTCAATTCGCgcagaaatgcatttaaaagttcatctgaagcttatatgaggattcagcagtctgagttagtcatataaagtggatatctgccacatttacagtttatagTAATCTATATAGTTTATACTATATAGTACAGTACTTTATGGCATCAAATtcctttgtgtttgtctttgtgtttccttggacagtgtttccctgtagAGCTGTAGTGGAagtatagaaacaaaaagagggactttggcaccaAACAgactaatgttgaaagatatctatttgatttgactaattagGACGACTGAAGTTTCATATTATctttaaacttttgaatacatttttgcacagaaggaggactgtggattttggcctccatcacttacatcgtgagtgaacaggaagaataattatgacaagaaaaacctatttcaatattaatttgggcacctgactattgctTTCAATCTATTTCAGGAAATATGCTATCAACCAATTAAAAGCACAAAAGTAGCTGTACCAAAAGGCCAATACTGAGAgcgtttctaatattttgtccaacaCATTTATATCAGTGAGATAGActaaatgttagaaaaaaaacctctctgtataatgcaatacaacagcaccacaaactacagcatCCAAAAATGACCAAGTTTGAATCAACATctctctaaaacagtttcaacaactgaacattataacttTGTACAACTAACTGTTGTATTGGACTGAATTAGTTTTGTAGCAAGATGGATATAATAAACTAATAActgactgtgttaaaaaaaaaaaaaaaaaaggtgggaGGTTGCTTGGGTGAAACATTTATAATTCCTTAAACAATGCACAGATAAAACATACTTAAGAGCACAACAAAAATGGCTGAACTGAAAcatttaaaggttctatatgtaggaatcagaaattccttctcattagtgataCCAGTGGCCATTAAGCGAGCTGCAATCAGTCAGTATCCTGTTGTTAACTGCATCCTGTCGTCAGCATCCTGTCATTGcgtgagcagcagcagaagactatcacaggtgatgtctttttcctcacttacacttcttataataacataaaagatctctaacgtGTTTTCCATCATGTTTCTGCAAAGTAGACGTTAGCGAGAGAGTTTCAAGGCACTACTACTAACGCAAAAACGTCACAacctgttcactcattggcaataaaaaacaataaatgtaaattgCTTCATAATTCTTACATATGGAGCCTTTAAAGTCAGCCAGCCaacttttctttgtcaaacaaaataaacactctAAAAGGAAGAAGGCTATTTGTTCTTCCcctaagggaaaaaaaatcaactccCCCAGGataatgaaactgaaattcCACATTTTAAGAAGTTAACTCCTTAAAACTCAAAAAGAATTGGCAGAGGATTAGAGAGGATATACCACTGCAATGGAAATCCATCTGGCTAGAGTCAAGTCAGACATTCTGAGTGAAACCAGGTGATTTTAGGAGGgaatgcaaacaaacaatatttcttttctctaaGTTAGATGACCTTCCTTTAAGTAGCGGCCAACCTTTTAATTAGCTAATCACTAACCACCAGGCCACCAACAGGGCTTTTCTTATCACctccatctgtctgttgtttcagAGATTAACTGCATTAGCCAGCAAATATTCTCACATCGAGAAGCTTACAATTGTCCTAAAAATATACTTCACTGACCATTGTTGCTGTCATAAAGAAATTCCACGGTAGAAGGGTTCCCAAGCCCAGGACAAAAAAAATTAGCCACACAGCATAGTATCTGGGAAAGAGACAAGGAAGTTCACATGAAAGTACATCAATGAAGTCATTCAAGTTAATATCAACAAACAACTCAATCAACAATGGGAACTAAAACAGACACTGGAAACAAATATTGATTCTAATGAGAGTTTTTCTTACTTGTCCCGAGGTGCATTAATTGCCGTCATGGTTGTTTTTAGTAAGCGAGAGAAACAGGTTCAGTCAGGGTTTAATCAGGGTGGCACCAGGtctgaaacacacagataaCATGTAACTTAGAAAACATTTAGCATACCAGCACATGCAAATATCATCAGCAGCCGCCATCTGTATCGCCTTTctatatttagttttattttaatgagcGCATTAATTGAAGAGCCAACACATCAATTCAAAAATAAGCTGCAGAGTGTACAGAAAATAAGGTAACTAGGTGATTTAGTTTAAACTGGCAGGTGAAGTTTAAAGTCAGCTAGCCAAATTCAGAGGCTGTCTTTGACCAGCACCACCAGTAGAAAACCTCATGCTTAGCAACAGAGACACAGCAACAACTCTGCTTCCAAACTTTGGTGTTGTGAACATGTTTTAGTCATTACAGagtgagataaaaaaaaatccacaagaCAGCAACAGTTTTGAAATTCAAAAAACCTCCTTCAAAAAGCTCAAAATACAgcatttcttttaaatatactaaaaacatgaacaataacAATTCCCTGCCCCCTTAacctttaaagaaaaacacttttttttagaaaatttaaaCTTACTTAGAGAAGAGTTCAAGCAGGCACAACAGACTCCTCTTTCCTCTGGTTAGAAGCAAAGGAGCAGTACATTCATTTTATACCATACAGAAGGTTTAGTAGGTGGATACCCAACTGTCTGCTGCCTGTTGGACCTGCCCCTAGTCTTTGCATCTCACTGTCCAtccctcccctcttccctccGTCTCAAACTCCCCTTTCTCTTCGACCCAACCCTcattacacatttttacatttcaagcATGTGTGACGCTCTTTGGCATACAGATATTAACTCCTACATGTCTATCATTTCAGGTCGACTGTAAATATCGAAGGTCAGATTCTTCCTTGACAAGATTCCTATGAAAATTAAACAAGAAGTgcttgtaaaaagaaaatgtaacacCTCAAGGAGAGAATGTGAGGGCTTGCTTTCTCTTATCAGCATTTAACAAGCCTTTACACCCCCA
This genomic stretch from Thunnus albacares chromosome 14, fThuAlb1.1, whole genome shotgun sequence harbors:
- the LOC122996949 gene encoding equilibrative nucleoside transporter 1-like, with protein sequence MTAINAPRDKYYAVWLIFFVLGLGTLLPWNFFMTATMYFTSRLKDPLSDFPSNQTDNVTLEDDGHRSVLESKFNNVMTLCAMVPLLIFTCLNSFIHQSIPQKLRISGSLLVILLVFLVTAVLVKVDIAPLPFFTVTMIKIVCINSFGAILQGSLFGLAGMLPASYTTPIMSGQGLAGTFAAFSMICALASGSALQDSAFGYFITACVVVLMAIMSYLALPSMEFFQYYTESHGSRPSADEENKMDLLKKESPAEKRPVVDLTEDEAKPSVSVLNIFKQIWVMALSVCFIFTVTIGIFPAVTVEVKSTIADGGAWDTYFIPVSCFLLFNVMDWVGRSLTAVCMWPNKDSIWLPVLVVLRVIFIPLFMLCNVQPRHYLPVLFSHDIWYIIFMIFFSFSNGYLASLCMCFGPKKVPPHEAETAGAIMAFFLSLGLALGAAVSFAFRVMI